The bacterium nucleotide sequence GAGTATGTGCATCGTCGCCGCGATAAACTACACCAGCACCACCTCCAGCGACTGGGCCGCACTGGTGAACTGGTACACCGACTACGCGAAGCTGCATTTCTTCGATTGGGCCACCAACTACGGCTACTCCACCGGCTTGATCAACGCCATGGGCGCTTCGAGCCCCGTGACCATGGGCTTCACCGCGAGCCATTACGTCTGGGATTCGGGCCACGACATCGTCCAGGGCATTGATCCGTGGACCCTCGATATGCACGGCTGGGGCTTCGGCGTCTACCACGAACGCTACAACTGGAGCACGGCCAGCCCGGTGACCGGCTGGACCGCCTCGGAGACCGCCAACCAGGCCGGTATCCTGGAGGCGGAGAACGAGGAGGGCGTCATCACCGGCCTCTACGAGAGCTTCATCGGCGGCGGCCAGGAGCAGCAGCTTTGGGAAAACGTGCTCGATTATATGTGGACAGGTGGTTGGATACCCGGTGAACCGCCTTACGTGACCAGCATGGACCCCGACGATGGGGACACCGGCGTGCCGGTGGACACGGACATCGTGTTCCACTGTGTGCACGATATACATCCCGTAGACACCGATACGATAGTGTTCACGGTGGAGGACACGTCGCGGCGGTCGGGTGGCAGGGCTCTGGGGTCGGATTCAACCCTGGCGGTGGGCCGGGCCGACCCGCGTCCGACGGGCGAGATTTCGGGGACTCTCGGCATTGACGCCACCGACCCGAAGGACGTCCTGTGCACGTTCACGCCCGACGAGGACCTGCCGGTTGACCTGATAAGGTGCACCGTGGCCGCCGGCCTTGCCGATAACCACGGTCACGAGATGCCCGACGACTTCGTCTGGACCTTCACCACCGGGAATTACAGCGTTGAGGACACCACCTGGGGGGCGATAAAAGCGGGGCTCTGACGTGCGCTCGCGGGGAGGGGCCGAGAAAATCCTGAACCGCTCCCCGTGGGGCCGTGGCCGGCTTCGAGCCGGGGGGGCGATAAAAGCGGGGCTCTGACGTGCGCTCGCGGGGAGGGGCCGAGAAAATCATGAACCGCTCCCCGTGGGGCCGTGGCCGGCTTCAAGCCGGGGGGTTCCAGTCATCGGCCCAGGCATGAATGTCGGGGGACCCCGCGAGTCCCCCTTATTAAACGATTCAATCCACCGGGATGACTCTCGATAGGTCGAATCCGACGGAGGAGCCGTCATGAACGCGCCGCACGACGGCCCGGGTCGCGAATCCACCGTGCTCCTGGAGCTGACCGGGATGCACTGCGCCAACTGCGCGGGCAACATCTCCCGGGAGCTGGAGCGGACCGCCGGGGTCCTCGCCGCGGAGGTCAACTTCGGGACCGAAACCGCTTCGGTGCGCTACGACCCGACCCGCGTGACGCCCGTGGAGCTTTTAGGGGCGGTGCGCCGAGCGGGCTACGGCGCCCGGCTGCCCCGTGATACCTCGGAACCCGAAAACGACGCCGATCGGGCGGACCGCCGCCGGGAAGGGTGGCAGCTCGCCCGGGTCCTCACCGGCATCCTTCTCTCCCTGCCGCTCCTGGCGGGGATGTTCTGGATGCCGCTGCACCTGCCGGTCCTTCAGCTCGCGCTCTCGACGCTGGCGTTGGGCTTCGTTGGCTGGCCCTTCTTCCGGGGCATGGTCCGCGAGCTGAAAAACGGTCGTCCGGGGATGGACACGCTGGTCGCCCTGGGCGCGGGTGCGGCGTATATATTCGGCGCCGTCCGCCTGCTGGGCGGTTCGCCCGGACCCTACTACCTCGACGCGCCGGCCATGATAGTCACCCTCATCGGGGTGGGGAAGTACCTGGAGGTGCGGGCCAAGCGCCGGGCGGGGCGGGCGCTCCGCGAAATCCTCGGCCTGGCGGCCAAGAGCGCCCTCAAATTGAACCCCGACGGCTCCACATCCGAGGTGCCTCTGGACCGTCTCCGGGAGGGCGACCGGCTGCTGGTCCGCGCCGGGGCGAAAATCCCCGCCGACGGCGTCGTGGAGCGCGGGAGCTCCAGCGTGGACGAGTCGCTCCTAACCGGCGAGCCGCTGCCGGTTTACAAGACCGTCGGGGACGCGGTGGTCGGCGGCACGGTGAACGGCGGCGGCCTCCTCGAAATGCGCGTCACCGAGGTCGGCGCCGGGTCGGTCCTGGCCCAAATCGCCGAGCTGGTCGGGCGGGTCCAGGCCTCCAAGGCCCCGTCCCAGCGGCTGGCGGACCGCGTGGCCGGGATTTTCGTCCCGGTGGTCCTGGGGCTCGCGGTGGTCGTCTTCGCCCTGTGGTACTGGCTGGGCGGGTCGGCGGAGGCCGCCCTGGTGAACGCGGTCAGCCTCCTGGTCGTCGCCTGCCCCTGCGCCCTGGGGCTGGCGACACCCATGGCGGTGATCGTGGGGTCGGGTCTGGCGGCCCGTCGGGGGGTCCTCTTCCGCGACGCCGCCGTCCTGGAAACCGCCGCCTCCGTTGACACCGTGGTCTTCGACAAGACCGGGACGCTGACCCTGGGTCGTCCCCGGGTCACGGAGGTCGAGACCTTCGGGTCGGAGGAGGGTGAGGCGCTGGCGCTGGCGGCGGGCCTGGAGCGGGGCTCCAACCACCCCTTCGCCGCGGCGGTCCTGGCCGCCGCCGGGGAGCGCGGCATCGCCCCCTCGGATGTGGCGGAGGTTGAGGAGCTGGCTGGCGCCGGCGTCCGGGGCTCACGGGGCGGCGCCGTGATTCTGTTGGGTCAGCGCTCCATGCTGGAGGCCGCCGGGATTGACGTATCCGCCGCCGACGGGTTCGAAGCGGAAAAAATGGCGTCCGGCTCCGGCATCGCCTACCTGGCCCAGGGCGGAGCCCTCCTGGCCGCGTTGGCGGTTTCCGACGAGCCGCGCCCCGAGGCCGCCGAGGCGCTGGCCGGGCTCAAAAAGTTGGGCATCCGGACCGTCCTGGCCACCGGGGACCGCGAGGCCCCGGCCCGGGCGGTCGCGG carries:
- a CDS encoding Ig-like domain-containing protein — its product is YLSSAISSLWPSCSATYYDGSTWPTFISALTGSDWSMCIVAAINYTSTTSSDWAALVNWYTDYAKLHFFDWATNYGYSTGLINAMGASSPVTMGFTASHYVWDSGHDIVQGIDPWTLDMHGWGFGVYHERYNWSTASPVTGWTASETANQAGILEAENEEGVITGLYESFIGGGQEQQLWENVLDYMWTGGWIPGEPPYVTSMDPDDGDTGVPVDTDIVFHCVHDIHPVDTDTIVFTVEDTSRRSGGRALGSDSTLAVGRADPRPTGEISGTLGIDATDPKDVLCTFTPDEDLPVDLIRCTVAAGLADNHGHEMPDDFVWTFTTGNYSVEDTTWGAIKAGL
- a CDS encoding cation-translocating P-type ATPase; protein product: MNAPHDGPGRESTVLLELTGMHCANCAGNISRELERTAGVLAAEVNFGTETASVRYDPTRVTPVELLGAVRRAGYGARLPRDTSEPENDADRADRRREGWQLARVLTGILLSLPLLAGMFWMPLHLPVLQLALSTLALGFVGWPFFRGMVRELKNGRPGMDTLVALGAGAAYIFGAVRLLGGSPGPYYLDAPAMIVTLIGVGKYLEVRAKRRAGRALREILGLAAKSALKLNPDGSTSEVPLDRLREGDRLLVRAGAKIPADGVVERGSSSVDESLLTGEPLPVYKTVGDAVVGGTVNGGGLLEMRVTEVGAGSVLAQIAELVGRVQASKAPSQRLADRVAGIFVPVVLGLAVVVFALWYWLGGSAEAALVNAVSLLVVACPCALGLATPMAVIVGSGLAARRGVLFRDAAVLETAASVDTVVFDKTGTLTLGRPRVTEVETFGSEEGEALALAAGLERGSNHPFAAAVLAAAGERGIAPSDVAEVEELAGAGVRGSRGGAVILLGQRSMLEAAGIDVSAADGFEAEKMASGSGIAYLAQGGALLAALAVSDEPRPEAAEALAGLKKLGIRTVLATGDREAPARAVAEKLGIGEVHAGLDPAGKAELVRRLQAEGARVAMVGDGINDAVALTAADVGVALASGTDVAVESADVTLVHGGIGAVARSFVLARKTRGTIKGNLFWAFAYNTGMLPVAGLGLLSPVLAAGAMAVSSLSVSANALALRLRAR